A window from Zingiber officinale cultivar Zhangliang chromosome 7A, Zo_v1.1, whole genome shotgun sequence encodes these proteins:
- the LOC122001403 gene encoding probable methyltransferase PMT26 — translation MASGKYSRSDSRTSSSFCSATTITVLIAVCLVGVWMIASSTKSREEVLSLDTESDTSDETSPASFKYTSSARTEHSVNEDPTKGYNNENNPNSSDGSDGEDNKDSGTTEENKDAEKVDGTSDETGGQENDGVENNDESNENKIGSQTNEIEEEVDQSSKEGNEENQLKDKGENEIFPLGTQSELLNETNSENGAWSTQAVESKNEKDVQASSSKGQNVELSWKLCDVKAGTDYIPCLDNEAAIGKLRSTKHYEHRERHCPDNAPTCLVPLPDGYKPPIKWPMSREKIWYNNVPRTKLATVKGHQNWVKVSGEYLTFPGGGTQFKHGALHYIDFIQESWPDIAWGKRTRVILDVGCGVASFGGYNFDRDVLTMSLAPKDEHEAQVQFALERGIPAISAVMGTQRLPFPSKVFDVVHCARCRVPWHIEGGKLLLELNRLLRPGGYFVWSATPVYQNLPEDVEIWKAMSSLTKSMCWQMVTRRNDTVNQVGLAIFRKPSDNKCYEKRAKDNPPICQETDNPDAAWYVPLQACIHKLPVNPSSRGTTWPEHWPQRLEKTPYWLDSSQLGVYGKPAPEDYETDYDRWKHVVTKSYSNGMGIDWSTIRNVMDMRSVYGGFAAALRDMNVWVMNVVPIDLPDTLPIIYERGLFGMYHDWCESFSTYPRTYDLLHADHLFSKLKKRCSLLSIITEVDRILRPKGKLIVRDKADTIDQIGSMVKSLKWDIILSYSKDKEGLLCVQKSLWRPKEVETSMSL, via the exons ATGGCTTCTGGGAAATATTCGCGTTCGGATTCTAGGACATCATCATCATTCTGTTCGGCCACAACTATTACTGTGTTGATTGCCGTCTGTTTAGTTGGGGTGTGGATGATTGCATCCTCAACTAAATCCAGAGAAGAGGTTCTATCACTTGACACTGAATCTGACACAAGTGATGAAACTTCTCCGGCTAGCTTTAAATACACTTCAAGTGCTAGGACTGAACACTCAGTAAATGAAGATCCTACAAAGGGGTATAATAATGAGAATAATCCTAATTCTTCAGACGGTAGTGATGGAGAAGACAATAAGGATAGTGGAACAACTGAGGAAAACAAAGATGCAGAAAAGGTTGATGGCACAAGTGATGAGACTGGTGGGCAAGAAAATGATGGGGTCGAGAACAATGATGAAAgcaatgaaaacaaaattggtTCTCAAACAAATGAAATAGAGGAAGAAGTGGATCAATCCTCTAAAGAAGGCAATGAAGAAAATCAGCTCAAGGACAAGGGTGAGAATGAGATTTTTCCATTAGGGACTCAGTCAGAGCTTTTGAATGAGACTAATAGTGAGAACGGAGCATGGTCTACTCAAGCTGTGGAATCAAAGAATGAGAAGGATGTCCAAGCTTCATCTTCCAAGGGCCAAAATGTAGAACTCAGCTGGAAACTGTGTGATGTAAAGGCTGGAACAGATTATATCCCATGTCTTGACAATGAAGCAGCTATTGGGAAGCTTCGAAGCACTAAACATTATGAGCACAGAGAGCGACACTGTCCTGATAATGCACCGACTTGCCTTGTTCCTCTTCCTGATGGATACAAGCCACCAATTAAGTGGCCTATGAGCAGGGAGAAG ATATGGTACAACAATGTTCCCCGGACCAAGCTTGCAACAGTTAAAGGACATCAGAATTGGGTGAAAGTCTCAGGAGAGTATCTCACATTTCCTGGGGGTGGAACTCAGTTTAAGCACGGTGCACTTCACTACATTGATTTCATCCAAGAG TCATGGCCTGATATTGCATGGGGGAAACGAACTCGTGTCATCTTAGATGTTGGATGTGGAGTAGCTAGCTTTGGTGGCTACAACTTTGATAGAGATGTCTTGACCATGTCACTTGCACCCAAAGATGAACACGAAGCCCAAGTGCAGTTTGCTCTTGAGAGAGGAATTCCAGCTATATCAGCAGTCATGGGAACTCAAAGACTTCCATTTCCAAGCAAAGTTTTTGATGTTGTACATTGTGCCCGTTGTAGAGTACCATGGCACATAGAAG GTGGCAAACTTTTGTTGGAATTGAATCGGTTGCTGCGACCTGGTGGTTATTTTGTCTGGTCTGCAACTCCTGTTTACCAAAATCTTCCAGAAGATGTTGAAATTTGGAAAG CTATGTCTTCCCTGACAAAATCAATGTGCTGGCAAATGGTGACAAGGAGAAATGACACGGTAAACCAAGTGGGTTTAGCTATTTTCAGAAAGCCTTCTGATAATAAATGTTatgagaagagagcaaaagaCAACCCTCCTATTTGCCAAGAGACTGATAATCCAGATGCTGCCTG GTATGTTCCTCTACAAGCATGCATTCACAAATTGCCAGTGAATCCCAGTAGCCGCGGCACAACATGGCCAGAACATTGGCCACAGAGGCTAGAAAAGACACCGTATTGGCTAGATAGCTCTCAGCTTGGCGTTTATGGTAAACCTGCACCTGAAGACTATGAAACTGACTATGACCGTTGGAAACATGTTGTAACTAAATCTTATTCCAATGGAATGGGAATCGACTGGTCTACCATCAGAAATGTTATGGATATGAGATCTGTATATGGCGG TTTTGCTGCAGCTTTGAGGGACATGAATGTTTGGGTCATGAATGTTGTTCCAATTGATTTGCCGGATACACTCCCCATTATCTACGAGCGAGGGCTGTTTGGGATGTATCATGATTGGTGTGAGTCATTTAGCACCTATCCAAGAACATATGATCTCCTTCATGCAGATCATCTATTCTCGAAActtaagaaaag GTGTTCATTGTTGTCGATAATAACGGAGGTGGACCGGATATTGCGACCCAAAGGGAAATTAATTGTACGTGACAAAGCTGATACAATTGATCAGATAGGGAGTATGGTCAAGTCTCTCAAGTGGGACATCATCCTATCTTATTCAAAGGATAAGGAAGGACTGCTATGTGTTCAGAAGTCGCTGTGGCGTCCGAAAGAGGTTGAAACAAGCATGTCATTGTAA